A stretch of the Theileria equi strain WA chromosome 1, complete sequence genome encodes the following:
- a CDS encoding 30S ribosomal protein S12, putative (encoded by transcript BEWA_028360A), which yields MHIIQTIKYHYLGTIYCILRTLLGINYRNNRIFQFKNRKTFENGTSCNTLVHRTDHRDISVNGTFTRENSIQSNNTTLDRGRRNEPKHRHINATFGPFNPPSFPLYRDSSISASSLSSNLKNFHTYVYNLGSTHSVHPELLHRFGPFMVHNRMFSTRNIRGRLFYKRRPKMVPRYKPKKRRSCWLEGAPQRKGICIAIRVVTPRKPNSGLRKIARVRLTTGRTVTCHIPGAGHNLHTHSVVLVRGGRCQDVSGCHYKVVRGKYDLLPVKNRGTSRSKYAVKRPDAAAEKNKERKKDIHITTNLDREMFNLVGRYDWINAEGEYSEELGPKDPLPYDVFKFNTRWRSLQVKHAGQ from the coding sequence ATGCATATCATTCAAACCATTAAATACCATTATTTAGGCACAATTTACTGTATACTGAGGACTTTATTGGGGATAAATTACCGGAATAATCGCATATTTCAGTTTAAAAATCGcaaaacatttgaaaatggGACGTCATGTAACACTCTCGTACACAGGACTGATCACAGAGATATCTCTGTAAATGGCACTTTTACACGTGAAAATAGCATTCAAAGCAATAACACAACTTTGGATCGTGGAAGACGGAATGAACCAAAACATCGACATATCAATGCTACATTTGGTCCATTCAATCCTCCGTCTTTCCCTCTGTACAGGGATTCATCCATCTCAGcctcatctttatcttcaAACTTAAAAAACTTCCACACTTATGTTTATAATCTTGGAAGCACCCATTCCGTTCACCCGGAATTGTTGCACAGATTTGGACCTTTTATGGTTCACAATCGTATGTTTTCGACTAGAAACATTCGGGGCCGTTTGTTTTATAAGAGAAGACCAAAGATGGTTCCTCGGTACAAGCCAAAGAAGCGTAGGTCATGCTGGTTGGAAGGAGCCCCTCAGAGGAAGGGGATTTGTATCGCGATTCGGGTGGTTACACCTAGGAAACCGAATTCGGGGTTAAGGAAAATTGCAAGAGTGCGTCTTACCACTGGAAGGACAGTAACATGCCATATACCCGGTGCAGGTCATAATTTGCATACACATTCCGTGGTTTTGGTGCGAGGTGGACGATGCCAAGATGTAAGTGGATGTCACTACAAGGTTGTGAGAGGGAAGTATGATTTACTACCTGTAAAGAACAGAGGTACTTCAAGGTCAAAGTACGCTGTAAAAAGACCAGATGCCGCGGCGGAGAAGAATAAGGAGAGGAAGAAAGACATTCATATTACCACAAACTTGGATAGAGAAATGTTCAACCTTGTAGGGAGATATGATTGGATAAATGCTGAAGGAGAATACAGTGAGGAACTTGGACCTAAAGATCCTCTTCCATATGACGTTTTCAAGTTCAACACAAGGTGGAGAAGTCTACAAGTCAAA